From one Microbacter margulisiae genomic stretch:
- a CDS encoding SusC/RagA family TonB-linked outer membrane protein — MKKQFILIVAFMSIVGMLYAQTPTIDLSLKNVPLKACLSAIEKQCDYTFMYDNSINTDQPVTVEARQASLPVVLQKVFEHTSIRYEIVGKQIILKNKPATSSITFTGKVVDSQNEPLIGASVIVKGTSKGTITDVHGNFSISDIPLNTNLVVSYIGYNSKDIVANSAHQTITLSENNRQLNEVVVVGYGVQQKKLITGATVNVSGQDLQKLSTTNALQALQGQTAGVNITTTSGQPGGGIKVNIRGVGTIGNSNPTYVVDGVITNDISYLDNADIASVDVLKDAASAAIYGINGANGVVLITTRGGSFGVNGAPKAQISFDTYYGLQNVARKLSLLNAPEYATLQNEAAINSGVTPFFTQAQINAMGPGTNWLDEVLSKNVPTQNYNIAATGGNAASMYSLAFSYTDQGGIIGGASLSDYQRYNFRVNTEDKLYGNFMKLGEHFTYSHINQRGIQDQGIYNSSLRGVFNTSPFLAMYDANGNFLNSTKSTFYNGGPWDTGEANPYAMMLYTNQSRTNYDKLLGDVYLSIQPVKGLTVKSTFGLEYDGSAYHGYSPTYDLSATAINTTESISQSSSVGYTWNWDNTANYIFKVNKNHFDVLLGNSIRQYTGSWLYGSNQGSTLFGNLQYAYLSNSAITSIAASTSSTDTKVVTNTISLTGNANPVVAHSSFFGRINYDYNETYLATVVLRADGSTMFAPGYQWGEFPSFSAGWVITNEKFMAPTKNWLDFLKLRGSWGINGNDNISTTFAYESLIALSNATYNLGGTDVPGSYPNTIGTKNLKWESSHQLDFGFDARLLENLNVNFDWYNKTTKDWLVQAPLLATAGVSTPPYINGGDVTNKGVEVQLSYNNHIGRDFHYTVTGTYSYNRNNVTNIPTVDRIIHGGTNILFANSGEFYRAQAGNPIGFFWGYKTAGIFQSEADVLAWRSKSGKVLQPNAQPGDVKYVDVNGDGVIDANDKTDIGDPNPHHMFGATLSCTFKNFDFSVDASGVAGNKIAQSYREEASQYSNWTTAMLNRWHGAGTSNTMPRVTLNNSNWVNFSDLYLQNGAYLRINNVTLGYDFAKLINCKYIHQCRLYGSVENLFTFTKYNGMDPEVGFSTQGAGSNYNFGQGVDVGMYPRPRTYLVGLSVKF; from the coding sequence ATGAAGAAACAATTTATCCTAATTGTGGCATTTATGTCAATAGTGGGGATGCTTTATGCACAAACGCCCACCATTGACCTATCGCTCAAGAATGTGCCATTAAAAGCATGTCTCTCTGCCATTGAAAAACAGTGCGACTATACTTTTATGTATGACAATTCCATTAATACAGATCAACCGGTAACGGTTGAAGCTAGGCAAGCAAGTTTACCGGTTGTTTTACAGAAAGTATTTGAACATACCTCCATTCGTTACGAGATCGTCGGGAAACAGATTATTCTGAAAAATAAACCTGCAACATCGTCAATTACTTTTACGGGTAAGGTCGTTGATTCTCAAAATGAACCCTTAATCGGAGCTTCCGTGATAGTAAAAGGAACGTCGAAAGGCACGATTACCGATGTGCATGGTAATTTTTCAATATCGGATATTCCGCTGAATACCAATTTAGTGGTATCCTATATTGGATATAATAGCAAGGATATCGTAGCGAATTCTGCTCATCAGACAATAACACTATCCGAAAACAACAGGCAATTAAATGAAGTCGTTGTTGTGGGATATGGAGTTCAACAGAAAAAACTGATCACCGGAGCTACCGTTAATGTCAGCGGGCAAGATTTACAAAAGTTAAGTACGACCAATGCGCTGCAGGCTTTACAGGGTCAAACTGCCGGTGTTAATATTACAACCACTTCAGGACAACCTGGCGGTGGCATTAAAGTCAATATCCGGGGTGTTGGTACGATCGGAAACTCGAACCCTACCTATGTTGTAGATGGAGTGATCACGAATGACATCAGTTATTTGGACAATGCAGACATTGCTTCGGTTGATGTTTTAAAAGATGCCGCATCGGCAGCTATCTACGGGATCAATGGTGCAAACGGAGTTGTTTTAATTACTACGCGCGGTGGGAGCTTTGGCGTCAATGGAGCTCCAAAAGCACAAATTTCTTTTGATACCTATTATGGATTGCAGAATGTTGCCCGAAAATTAAGCCTGTTGAATGCTCCGGAATATGCAACCCTGCAAAATGAAGCTGCCATTAACTCAGGAGTAACTCCATTTTTTACGCAGGCTCAAATCAATGCTATGGGGCCTGGTACAAACTGGCTGGATGAAGTATTATCCAAGAATGTTCCCACGCAGAATTATAACATTGCTGCAACGGGTGGAAATGCAGCTTCGATGTATTCTTTGGCATTTTCCTATACCGATCAGGGAGGTATCATCGGAGGCGCTAGTTTATCGGATTATCAGCGGTATAATTTTCGGGTAAATACCGAAGATAAATTATATGGTAATTTCATGAAACTGGGAGAACATTTCACCTATTCGCACATCAACCAAAGAGGGATTCAGGATCAGGGGATATACAATAGCTCTCTACGGGGAGTCTTTAATACCAGCCCTTTTTTGGCCATGTATGATGCCAATGGAAATTTTTTGAATAGTACGAAATCAACATTTTACAACGGAGGACCATGGGATACCGGAGAAGCCAATCCCTATGCAATGATGTTGTATACCAACCAAAGCAGGACGAATTACGATAAGTTGTTAGGAGACGTTTACCTCTCCATTCAACCGGTTAAAGGCTTAACTGTTAAGTCGACGTTTGGATTGGAATACGATGGCAGCGCTTACCATGGGTATTCTCCGACATACGACCTTTCAGCCACTGCCATCAATACGACTGAATCCATTTCACAATCTTCTTCTGTAGGGTATACCTGGAATTGGGATAATACGGCTAATTATATCTTCAAAGTCAATAAAAATCATTTTGATGTATTGCTTGGTAACTCGATTCGCCAGTATACCGGATCTTGGTTATATGGTTCAAATCAAGGGAGCACCTTGTTTGGAAATTTGCAATACGCTTATTTAAGCAATTCGGCTATCACTTCTATTGCTGCTTCGACAAGTTCAACAGATACGAAGGTAGTCACTAACACGATTTCCTTAACAGGTAATGCAAACCCGGTTGTGGCACACTCTTCGTTCTTTGGCCGTATTAATTATGATTATAACGAAACTTACCTGGCTACGGTCGTTCTTCGTGCTGACGGATCGACCATGTTTGCACCAGGGTACCAATGGGGAGAATTCCCTTCGTTTTCTGCAGGATGGGTCATAACCAACGAAAAATTTATGGCCCCAACGAAAAATTGGCTGGATTTCCTGAAGTTACGGGGTAGCTGGGGGATCAACGGGAACGATAACATTTCCACCACTTTTGCCTATGAATCTTTAATTGCATTATCGAATGCAACCTATAATTTAGGCGGTACTGATGTCCCGGGTTCTTATCCAAACACGATCGGGACAAAGAATTTGAAATGGGAATCTTCCCATCAGCTTGACTTCGGTTTTGATGCCCGGTTGTTGGAAAATTTGAATGTGAATTTTGACTGGTATAACAAAACTACGAAAGATTGGCTGGTACAGGCTCCGTTACTGGCTACAGCAGGAGTTTCTACCCCTCCGTATATTAATGGCGGCGATGTAACAAACAAAGGAGTTGAAGTTCAATTGTCTTACAACAATCATATCGGAAGGGATTTCCACTATACAGTTACCGGCACCTACAGTTACAATAGAAATAATGTGACCAACATACCTACGGTGGACAGGATTATCCATGGAGGCACTAACATTTTATTTGCCAATTCCGGTGAATTCTATCGTGCACAAGCCGGAAATCCTATTGGATTTTTCTGGGGATACAAGACAGCCGGTATTTTCCAATCCGAAGCTGATGTGTTGGCCTGGAGAAGTAAAAGCGGAAAAGTGTTACAACCCAATGCCCAACCGGGTGATGTGAAATATGTAGATGTTAATGGCGATGGGGTTATCGATGCCAACGACAAAACTGATATCGGTGATCCGAATCCTCATCACATGTTTGGAGCTACGCTTTCCTGTACATTTAAAAACTTTGATTTCTCGGTCGATGCAAGCGGAGTCGCCGGAAATAAAATCGCACAATCCTATCGGGAAGAAGCCAGCCAGTATAGTAACTGGACAACGGCTATGTTGAACCGGTGGCATGGAGCAGGCACATCCAATACGATGCCTCGTGTCACTTTAAATAATAGCAACTGGGTCAATTTTTCAGATTTATATCTACAAAATGGGGCATATCTGAGAATTAATAACGTTACGTTGGGTTATGATTTTGCGAAACTGATCAATTGCAAATACATCCATCAATGCCGTTTGTATGGCTCCGTAGAGAACCTCTTTACCTTCACCAAATATAACGGAATGGATCCTGAAGTGGGATTCAGTACCCAGGGCGCCGGCTCAAACTATAATTTTGGTCAGGGTGTGGATGTTGGCATGTATCCTCGTCCCAGAACCTATTTGGTTGGCCTTAGTGTTAAATTCTAA
- a CDS encoding FecR family protein — protein sequence METPYALIIKFFDEECTAEEIQSLVAWRQASSNNETIFQELLHTWNHDHGNKDKDVIPAKARVWSMVQSHIDAENEIFPSYPKQTLAQVAVVAASIALVAGLFISFLLFFHMPATVTYANVETPPGQKSHMTLPDGTKVWLNSGSKIVYASDYNKKMRIIKLVGEAYFDVVHNPKCPFVVETGFVNVKDIGTAFDVEAYPNDSIINVSLVRGEARVVSAIDQSQIALLHPNQMVSINKANLFSKLTNCNAVDQSIWIRNQIRFNGTTPDEMFNQLSRWYGVNIEVADASPQMRYWLTLKTESLTETLALINKISPITYTINGEEVHVKFRP from the coding sequence ATGGAAACGCCTTATGCTCTCATAATTAAATTCTTCGATGAAGAATGTACTGCTGAAGAAATACAATCATTGGTTGCCTGGAGACAGGCATCTTCCAACAATGAGACTATTTTTCAGGAGTTATTGCATACATGGAATCACGATCATGGGAACAAAGATAAGGATGTAATACCTGCCAAAGCCAGGGTTTGGAGTATGGTTCAATCCCATATTGATGCTGAGAATGAGATTTTCCCTTCCTATCCGAAACAAACATTAGCTCAGGTTGCAGTTGTTGCGGCTTCGATAGCGTTGGTTGCAGGATTGTTTATATCGTTTCTTCTTTTCTTTCACATGCCTGCGACGGTTACCTACGCTAATGTTGAAACTCCTCCCGGACAGAAATCGCATATGACGCTACCTGATGGAACGAAAGTATGGTTGAATTCAGGGTCTAAAATTGTGTACGCTAGCGATTATAATAAAAAGATGCGTATCATCAAGCTTGTTGGAGAAGCCTATTTTGATGTGGTTCATAATCCAAAATGTCCATTTGTTGTTGAAACAGGATTTGTAAATGTAAAAGATATAGGAACCGCTTTTGATGTGGAAGCCTATCCCAATGATTCCATCATTAATGTGTCATTGGTAAGGGGAGAAGCAAGAGTGGTATCGGCAATTGACCAAAGCCAGATTGCTTTGTTGCATCCTAATCAAATGGTATCCATTAATAAAGCTAACCTATTCAGTAAATTAACCAATTGTAATGCAGTTGATCAAAGCATATGGATCAGAAATCAGATACGGTTTAACGGCACTACTCCCGATGAAATGTTTAATCAGCTTAGCCGGTGGTATGGCGTAAATATTGAAGTAGCCGATGCATCTCCACAAATGCGTTACTGGTTGACTCTAAAAACAGAATCATTGACGGAAACGTTAGCATTAATCAATAAAATATCGCCTATTACTTATACGATAAACGGAGAGGAGGTGCATGTAAAATTCAGGCCGTGA
- a CDS encoding cellulase family glycosylhydrolase yields the protein MKFTKQLTLASVLALGLTSLTGCQKNNQNILLVNHDQLTMPQDGGSETIALQTDAGSWNIVNPGSSWLTLSSSSGTDKNPTITMTVNTKTTTTRADTLIISAGSATPVKVIVTQLSSAYLYNLTADKTSLAFTQTGNTDTISIASEASQWNISSKATWLQFSQSTGSKGNTTIEVTASQYTGTGSRTDTITISAQDAPTIKIPVTQNGPLYPDYNTSPLPPDATGMSLDAQQLAAKMTLGLNIWNTLEAIGGETAWGNPQVTQAFIDAVKNSGFNAIRIPCSWDQYANQTTAKIQDAWLQRVKQVVQYCINDNMYAILNIHWDGGWLEDHCDPADQAAVNAKQKAFWQQIATTMRDFDEHLIFASANEPSVSNATQMKVLLSYHQTFINAVRSTGGKNSYRVLIVQGPSTSFELTPQLMTQMPTDVVPNRLMVEVHEYEPSQFTILTQDASWGKVFYYWGKNYHSTTDPSHNATWGEESYIDSTFQLMKKAFVDKGIPVVIGEFGATDHSNVASDPTMARNSFVHYLGFIAHEAHTYGMIPLLWSGVFNRQTNTVNDQQALDSLLVGVGKSIP from the coding sequence ATGAAATTCACAAAACAACTAACACTTGCCTCTGTTTTGGCATTAGGATTGACCTCGCTTACGGGATGTCAAAAAAACAATCAAAACATTCTACTGGTTAATCATGATCAACTTACCATGCCACAAGACGGTGGCAGTGAAACTATCGCCCTCCAGACTGATGCAGGTTCCTGGAATATTGTCAATCCGGGCTCAAGCTGGTTGACTTTGTCGAGCAGCAGCGGAACTGATAAAAATCCGACCATTACCATGACGGTGAACACCAAAACCACTACGACACGTGCCGATACGCTTATTATTTCAGCCGGTAGCGCTACTCCGGTAAAAGTAATTGTTACACAATTATCGTCTGCTTATCTATATAACCTGACGGCTGATAAAACATCGTTAGCCTTCACTCAGACAGGCAATACTGATACAATAAGTATTGCTTCAGAAGCATCGCAATGGAATATCAGTTCAAAAGCCACCTGGCTGCAATTTAGTCAATCGACAGGCAGCAAAGGAAATACCACAATAGAAGTGACAGCCTCACAATATACCGGCACCGGGTCGAGGACGGATACCATAACAATAAGCGCACAGGATGCACCGACCATAAAAATACCTGTAACGCAAAATGGACCTTTATATCCTGATTATAATACCTCACCATTACCACCTGATGCAACCGGAATGAGTCTTGATGCCCAACAACTGGCTGCAAAAATGACACTTGGCCTGAATATCTGGAATACCCTTGAGGCTATAGGTGGAGAAACCGCATGGGGGAATCCCCAAGTTACCCAAGCGTTTATTGATGCGGTTAAGAACAGTGGTTTTAATGCGATCAGGATACCCTGTTCATGGGATCAGTACGCCAATCAAACAACAGCCAAAATACAGGATGCATGGCTTCAACGGGTAAAACAGGTGGTACAATACTGCATCAACGATAATATGTACGCCATCCTGAACATTCACTGGGACGGAGGATGGCTTGAAGATCACTGTGATCCTGCTGACCAGGCAGCCGTTAATGCAAAACAAAAGGCCTTCTGGCAGCAGATTGCTACTACCATGCGCGATTTTGACGAACACCTCATCTTTGCCAGCGCAAATGAACCCAGTGTTAGCAATGCCACACAAATGAAAGTGTTGTTATCGTACCATCAAACCTTTATCAATGCAGTTCGTTCTACAGGAGGGAAGAACAGTTATCGTGTTTTGATTGTCCAGGGTCCATCAACCAGTTTTGAATTAACGCCCCAATTAATGACCCAAATGCCGACAGATGTGGTTCCAAATCGTTTGATGGTGGAAGTACATGAATATGAGCCTTCTCAATTTACTATTCTGACACAGGACGCCAGCTGGGGAAAAGTATTTTATTATTGGGGCAAAAATTATCATTCCACCACAGATCCGTCACACAATGCCACCTGGGGCGAAGAGTCCTACATAGATTCCACTTTCCAATTGATGAAAAAAGCATTTGTAGATAAAGGCATTCCTGTTGTAATAGGTGAGTTTGGCGCAACAGATCATTCAAATGTGGCAAGTGATCCTACCATGGCCAGGAATTCCTTTGTTCATTATTTAGGGTTTATCGCTCATGAAGCTCATACGTATGGAATGATACCGCTATTATGGTCCGGGGTCTTCAACAGGCAGACAAATACGGTTAATGATCAGCAGGCTTTGGATTCCTTACTCGTGGGAGTCGGTAAATCAATTCCATAA
- a CDS encoding GH39 family glycosyl hydrolase, giving the protein MKIQLKLLLSIGMLFGIFTIISAKNKSLEQGNPQERLIRIDYNQVTGAFNTMYKECVGAGRANEGLRADWQEQLATARKACGFKYIRMHGLLDDDMGVYKMGRNGEPEYNYQYIDVLYDYLLSIGMKPFVELGFMPSALASGDKTIFWYRGNVTPPKDYAKWAELIRHLVLHFTQRYGADEVKTWYFEVWNEPNLYNGFWTGSQADYFKLYKYTAEAIKSVNKDYRVGGPATAGAAWVPDMIDYCYRNQVPLDFISTHSYGVNQGYLDQYGNTGTVLSKDPKSVSGDIIKTRQQISESPMPHLQLHYTEWSSSYTPSDPIHDSYHEAAYILEKIKQTGDAANSMSYWTFTDIFEEAGPRFRPFHGGFGLMNYEGIKKPAFYAYDYLNKLGKTELADKDSSSWACRDDKGGIQVLFWNYTYTLPDSTNDQQYYIRNLPSKPAGKVKVELTDVPEGTYCLELYQIGYHVNDAYTTYLEMGKPNQLTRQEVAAIKQIDNGSPVRKEIVQVSAGGTFSRELNMRQNDVYLVTLKKVN; this is encoded by the coding sequence ATGAAAATACAACTAAAATTATTACTAAGCATTGGAATGCTGTTTGGCATTTTCACCATAATTTCTGCTAAAAATAAATCTTTAGAACAAGGAAATCCTCAGGAAAGGCTTATCCGGATAGATTACAACCAGGTAACAGGGGCTTTCAATACCATGTACAAGGAATGCGTTGGAGCAGGCCGTGCCAACGAAGGATTACGGGCTGACTGGCAGGAACAACTGGCAACGGCAAGAAAAGCATGCGGGTTCAAATACATCCGCATGCACGGGCTGTTGGATGATGACATGGGCGTATACAAGATGGGCAGGAACGGAGAGCCTGAATACAACTATCAATACATCGATGTGTTGTATGACTACTTGTTGAGCATCGGGATGAAACCCTTTGTGGAACTTGGGTTTATGCCTTCAGCCCTGGCCAGTGGCGATAAAACCATATTCTGGTACAGGGGTAATGTGACTCCCCCAAAGGATTATGCAAAGTGGGCAGAGCTGATCCGCCACCTGGTACTCCATTTCACCCAGCGCTACGGAGCCGATGAAGTCAAAACATGGTACTTTGAAGTATGGAATGAGCCCAACCTGTACAATGGGTTCTGGACAGGCAGCCAGGCCGACTATTTCAAATTGTATAAATACACGGCAGAAGCCATCAAAAGCGTCAATAAGGATTACCGGGTCGGAGGCCCCGCCACCGCCGGAGCAGCATGGGTACCTGACATGATAGACTATTGCTACAGGAACCAGGTACCGTTGGATTTTATCAGTACCCACAGCTACGGCGTAAACCAGGGCTATTTAGACCAATACGGCAATACAGGCACCGTATTGAGCAAAGACCCCAAGAGCGTGAGCGGAGACATCATCAAGACCCGGCAACAAATAAGCGAGTCACCCATGCCCCATTTACAACTCCACTATACGGAATGGAGTTCCTCCTATACACCCTCCGATCCCATCCATGACAGCTACCATGAGGCTGCTTATATTCTGGAAAAGATTAAACAGACAGGAGATGCAGCTAATAGCATGTCTTATTGGACCTTCACCGATATCTTTGAAGAAGCAGGGCCAAGATTCAGGCCTTTCCATGGGGGATTTGGGCTGATGAATTATGAAGGCATCAAGAAACCGGCATTTTACGCCTATGACTATCTGAACAAGCTTGGAAAGACAGAACTGGCAGATAAGGACAGCTCCTCCTGGGCATGCAGGGATGACAAGGGTGGTATTCAGGTGCTCTTCTGGAATTACACCTACACCTTACCCGATTCCACCAATGACCAGCAGTATTATATCCGCAACCTGCCCTCCAAGCCGGCCGGAAAGGTCAAAGTGGAACTGACAGATGTTCCCGAAGGCACTTATTGCCTTGAACTCTACCAGATCGGTTATCATGTGAACGATGCCTACACCACCTATCTGGAAATGGGGAAACCGAACCAGTTGACAAGGCAGGAAGTGGCGGCGATAAAACAGATTGATAACGGTTCGCCGGTTCGCAAGGAGATTGTCCAGGTTTCAGCAGGCGGAACATTCTCCCGGGAGCTGAACATGCGGCAAAATGATGTCTATCTGGTAACCCTGAAGAAAGTGAACTAA
- a CDS encoding alpha-L-fucosidase has protein sequence MNTPKLESALKKLFIINLFCLFSLTGKSQNSQINLVNSGFENKNLTPWIIIGNGATLSNTTVHSGNQSVEISAGTIVRMPITLKPSSVYELTGWLKTESGSGEVKIDITGVGDHNTGVSSALADWKKVKLKFTTGADQTKANVDIQNPENISNLKAWADDINIKYLGKYVPQSIKGIHPLSPRIPVSDLGIRQQNNSKMAWLLDAKFGMMIHWGLYSGPAQGEWYMENKGILPKEYDKLAYPESGKFYFAADKFNADHWASLAKVAGMKFMVMVTMHHEGYALFKTAFPGAFTSEQTHHRDFVKAYVKACRKYGLKVGLYKTLINWQYPGYYDVTGTDCKPNTFGYTTNIAHKENARLMKNELYCQTKELMTHYGKIDLLFWDGGWIAQQGTDAQGDYFWEPGKYLNPNNPWPVDRKYQVLDKTTGIPLGLMGIVRKYQPDVVANSRSGWIGDYAVEEGSAPVTGPVRSEEVWVKAMSMSPAWGYTPYANDTAHVISYGKLKRMIADCVVRNMILLLNVGPDRHGQIPGLEQDVLRKTGQWLKYVGVAVYGTRGGPWNPKDGEYGFTYKGNTIYIYLLDGFKDKEFIVPPLNKGQKVIRAYSVTDGKPVTFQQKDNQGIVLKDFHREDKEVTILAIELNKPVLP, from the coding sequence GTGAACACACCGAAACTTGAATCAGCATTAAAAAAACTATTCATCATAAATCTTTTCTGTTTATTCTCTCTCACCGGAAAATCACAGAACAGCCAAATTAATCTGGTTAATTCCGGTTTTGAAAATAAGAATCTTACCCCTTGGATAATTATTGGTAATGGCGCCACCCTTTCGAATACCACTGTACATTCCGGAAACCAATCGGTGGAAATCAGTGCGGGGACTATCGTCCGGATGCCCATCACACTTAAGCCCTCATCTGTATATGAACTGACCGGATGGCTGAAGACCGAAAGTGGTTCGGGAGAAGTCAAGATAGACATTACCGGGGTGGGAGATCATAATACGGGAGTTTCCAGTGCACTGGCCGACTGGAAAAAAGTAAAACTTAAATTTACAACCGGAGCTGATCAAACTAAAGCTAATGTTGACATCCAAAATCCGGAAAATATTTCAAATCTAAAAGCTTGGGCAGATGATATCAATATAAAATACCTGGGTAAATATGTACCACAATCCATCAAAGGCATCCATCCTTTGTCTCCACGCATCCCCGTAAGCGATCTAGGTATCCGGCAACAAAATAATTCGAAAATGGCTTGGCTTTTGGATGCAAAGTTCGGCATGATGATCCATTGGGGATTATATTCCGGACCAGCCCAGGGAGAATGGTATATGGAAAACAAAGGAATATTGCCTAAAGAATATGATAAGCTTGCTTATCCGGAAAGTGGGAAATTCTATTTTGCGGCAGATAAATTTAATGCCGATCATTGGGCATCCTTAGCCAAGGTGGCAGGAATGAAATTTATGGTCATGGTTACGATGCATCATGAGGGATATGCTCTTTTCAAGACTGCATTCCCGGGCGCCTTCACCAGTGAACAGACCCATCATCGGGATTTTGTAAAAGCCTATGTAAAAGCCTGCCGCAAATATGGATTAAAGGTGGGATTATACAAAACCCTGATCAATTGGCAATATCCCGGTTATTATGATGTTACCGGAACAGACTGCAAGCCGAATACCTTTGGATACACTACCAACATCGCACATAAAGAAAACGCCCGGTTGATGAAGAATGAACTCTATTGCCAGACAAAGGAGTTAATGACCCATTACGGCAAAATTGATTTGCTGTTTTGGGACGGAGGATGGATTGCCCAGCAGGGAACAGATGCCCAGGGAGACTATTTTTGGGAACCGGGAAAATATCTCAATCCAAATAATCCATGGCCGGTAGATCGCAAATATCAGGTTTTGGATAAAACAACAGGGATTCCTTTAGGGTTGATGGGTATTGTTCGGAAGTATCAACCGGATGTCGTAGCCAATTCACGTTCCGGCTGGATTGGCGACTATGCAGTCGAAGAGGGCAGTGCTCCCGTTACGGGCCCGGTTCGATCGGAAGAAGTATGGGTGAAAGCCATGAGTATGTCGCCTGCGTGGGGTTATACGCCTTATGCCAATGATACTGCCCATGTCATTTCCTATGGAAAATTAAAACGAATGATAGCTGACTGTGTGGTTCGCAACATGATACTACTGTTGAATGTCGGCCCCGACAGGCATGGTCAGATACCCGGCTTAGAACAAGATGTACTGAGAAAGACCGGACAATGGCTTAAATACGTAGGCGTTGCTGTTTACGGCACGCGGGGAGGACCATGGAATCCCAAAGATGGCGAATATGGATTTACGTATAAAGGAAATACCATTTATATTTATCTGCTGGACGGATTTAAGGACAAAGAATTTATTGTTCCTCCTCTGAACAAAGGACAAAAGGTAATCAGGGCCTATTCTGTGACAGATGGGAAACCCGTCACTTTTCAACAAAAAGACAACCAGGGTATAGTATTAAAAGATTTTCATAGAGAGGATAAAGAGGTTACGATTTTAGCTATTGAATTAAATAAGCCTGTCTTGCCATAA